A region of the Oceanihabitans sp. IOP_32 genome:
GTTTAATACAGTAAATAAACGGGAGTTAGAATTAGGTGCTGCAACCATGACCGCATTACTGTATCTATTTGATAAGTATGGCATAAATTAATATTTAGACAATTGTGAATACAAATCGGTTTATTATTATAAATCTGTGATGCTTTTATAAAGGCTGTTTTTTTATTGAAAAATCTATTTTGAGACAGTATTTAGTATATAAATTTTTAGAGTTAGATGGACTGTTATTTAAAGCGGTGTGGACTAGATTCAATTTATTTTTGAAATATCGTATTGTTAATTTGGTATAAGTTCGCGGGTAGTGCGTCAAGAATATCCCTAAATAAAAAAAGACTGTCTTTTCAGACAGCCTCCTTTTTAAACTGATAAATTAAAAAATAAACATTTAAAATATTAAGATTAGTTTAATGTTCCAACCATGTTTTCGGGCTTAACCCAAGCATCGTAATCTTCGGCAGTAACATAGCCTAAATTAATAGCTTCTTCTCGTAATGTGGTTCCATTTTTATGTGCCGTATTGGCAATTTCGGCAGCTTTATAATAGCCTATTTTTGTATTTAAAGCCGTTACCAACATTAAAGAGTTGTTTAGCAACTTGGTAATAACTTCATGGTTAGGCTCTATACCAACAGCGCAATTTTCATCAAAACTTACACAAGCATCTCCAATTAATTGGGCAGATTGTAAAAGGTTTGCAGCCATAAGGGGTTTAAACACATTTAATTCGTAGTGGCCTTGCATGCCACCAACACTAATAGCTACGTCGTTACCCATTACTTGCGCACAAACCATGGTCAAGGCTTCACATTGCGTCGGATTCACTTTTCCAGGCATTATAGAGCTTCCAGGCTCATTAGCAGGAATTGTAATCTCACCAATACCAGAACGAGGACCAGAAGCCATCATTCTAATATCATTAGCTATCTTATTTAAAGATACCGCTATTTGTTTTAAGGCACCATGAGTTTCTACAATAGCATCGTGTGCTGCTAAGGCTTCAAATTTATTAGGGGCTGTTTTAAAAGGGAGTTTTGTAAAATCTGAAATGTATTCGGCAACCCGTTTACTATAGCCTTTAGGTGTGTTCAATCCAGTTCCAACAGCAGTGCCACCTAGAGCTAATTCACTTAAATGGGGCAGTGTGTTTTCTAAAGCTTTAATACCGTAATTTAATTGTGCTACATAACCCGAAATTTCTTGTCCGAGTGTTAATGGCGTAGCATCCATTAAGTGGGTACGACCAATTTTTACAACATGTTTAAACGCTTCGGCTTTTTTATTTAGGGTATCCCTTAATTGTGTAACACCGGGAATGGTGTTTTCAACTATTTTTTTGTAAGCTGCAATATGCATGCCCGTTGGAAAGGTATCGTTTGACGATTGCGATTTATTAACATCGTCGTTAGGCTGAATTGTTTTTTCGCCTTCACCAATAATTTTCCCTGCTAATTGGTGAGCTCTATTTGCTATAACTTCATTAACATTCATATTGCTCTGTGTTCCAGAGCCCGTTTGCCATATAACCAGAGGGAATTGATCGTCGTGTTTACCCTCTAAAATTTCATCACAAACTTGTCCGATTAAATTTCGTTTTTCTATGGGCAATACACCAAGTTCACAATTGGTATAAGCCGCAGCTTTTTTTAAATACGCAAATCCGTAAACTATCTCTAGGGGCATTGAGGCGGGAGCTCCAATTTTAAAGTTATTGCGAGAACGCTCTGTTTGTGCACCCCAAAGTTTATTTGATGGCACCTTCACTTCTCCCATAGTGTCTTTTTCTATTCTGTAACTCATAGCTGTAATGATTTTTATGATAAGATATAAAATTAATTATTTTAATAATTTAAAGGTATAATCTTTTAGTCTTAATATTATTTATGAAGGTAAACAATACTTTGTGTTTTTACTAAAAATTTAAATTCCAAAACCTAAAAACAGAATGGTTTAACTCATATGAATTGAAAATTAGCTCGCGTAATAATTAAAAGCATCGATTATTATTGCTTCATCAACCAAACAATCTATTTTAGGACTTCCAATATTTTCAAGCAGCACAAAATTTATATTGCCATGATGGTTTTTTTTGTCGTATTTCAATAAATCTATGATGCTTTGGTACTCTGCTTTATCAATGTTAACTTTATCGTAGTAACTTAAAAATAAAGCTTTAATTTCTGCTGTAATTTCTTCAGGGAACTGAACCAATTTAGTAGAAATATAAGCGGCTAAAATCATTCCAATTATAATAGCTTCACCATGCAGTAAATCTTTTTTATTGGGGTTACTTAAAAAATAGGATTCTATGGCATGACCAAGGGTGTGTCCGAAATTAAGTGTTTTTCTAAGACCGATTTCAAAAGGATCTTCATCGACTACATTTTTTTTAATGATAACCGACTCGTATATTAAGGTGTCTAAATCCTCTAAAGACAATTTGGATAAATCTTTAAATTTATTCCAATAGTTTACATCTTGAATTAAACCGTGCTTAAGCATTTCTGCCAAACCAGAACGCATTTGATTTTGTGGTAATGTTTTTAAGAACCGCGTATCAATAAGTACGAGATCTGGTGTGCTAATAACCCCAATCTGATTTTTTAAATGGCCTAAATCTACACCTGTTTTCCCGCCAACAGAAGCATCTACCATGGCTAATAAAGTTGTAGGCACGTTTATGTAGGCAATACCTCTTTTAAATGTAGAAGCCACAAAGCCGCCTAAATCGGTTACAACGCCACCGCCAACGTTTATGAGTAAACTTTTTCTATCGGCATCTAAATCAGATAGCGAACTCCAAACGCCATAACAGGTCTCTATAGTTTTATGAATTTCACCAGCTTCAATCTCAATAATTTCTATTTCTGCCTCGGTTTCTAATTCAGTTAGAAAATCTGGCAAACAATATCGATGGGTGTTCTCGTCAACTAAAATAAAAATTTTTGAAAAATTATTGATTTTAAGATGCTCATTTAATGCCGTGTAACAATTTTCATTAAAATGAATTGTAGAAGCATTAGCAGTAATAGATTTCATAAAAAAATAATCGCTTTGTTAAGGAAGCTAAAATAAGGAGATTTTATATAAATTGATTAAGAAGTCTTAATTATATTTGCATACAATTCTTCATAATCATGCAAAAAGAAACTTCCATTTTTGAAAATACCGAAATAGCTTTTGCGCTTAAAAGTAACTCGGAGTTAAATCGTGCTTATTTTTTATTTAAAATGATTTCTATTGAACCTCTGGTGAAATTAGGAACCGTATTAACCAACTTTGCTATAAAAGCACATTTGCCTATTGAAGGACTTATTCGGAATACAGTTTTCGATCATTTTTGTGGCGGTGTAAATGAAGAAGACTGCTTACCAGTAATCGAAAAAATGTATGCCAAAGGGGTAAGCTCTGTTTTAGACTACTCGGTAGAAGGTAAGGCAAACATGGCAGAATTTGATGCCGCGCTTGAAGTCGTTTTAAAGACTATTGATTTTGCTAAAAATAATGAAGCCATCCCGTTAGCCGTTTTTAAACCTACGGGATTGGGGCGTTTTTATCTGTACGAAAAAATTAGTAAAGGAGAGGTGTTAACTGAAAAAGAAGAGGAAGAATGGGGGAGAGTAGTGAACAGATTTGAGGCCGTATGCAAAAAATGTAAAGCACATGATGTAGCTGTTTTAATAGATGCCGAAGAAAGTTGGATGCAAGATGCTGCAGATGCTTTAGTGACTAAAATGATGCAAAAGTACAATACCGATAAACCTATTGTTTTTAATACTTTGCAAATGTATAGGCACGACCGATTAGACTTTTTAAAGCAACAACATGCTTTGGCAAAAAAAGAAGGTTTTCATCTGGGTTACAAGCTCGTGCGTGGTGCTTATATGGAAAAAGAAAACAAACGTGCTTTAGAGAATGGGTATCTCTCACCGATTTGTATGAGCAAACAAGAAACCGATATTAATTTTAATGCGGGCTTAAAGTATGTTTTAGATAATTTACAAGATATAGCTCTGTTTTCTGGAACCCATAATGAAGAAAGCTCTCTTTTGTTAATGCAGCTTATGCAGGAGCGCGGTATAGATAATAACGATTCGCGTGTGTGGTTTGGTCAGCTTTATGGTATGAGTGATCATATCAGTTTTAATTTATCTCACAGAGGCTATAATGTGGCGAAGTATTTGCCCTTTGGACCGGTTAGAGATGTGATGCCTTATTTAATTAGACGCGCCGAAGAAAACACGTCGGTTGCAGGACAAACTAGTAGAGAGCTTAATCTGTTAACTAAGGAAATAGAACGCCGAAAAGAAAAAGGCAATAACATTAGAAAGGTCTCATAACATCTTTTAAGGTATTGTATTTATTCTTCTTTTTTTAAAGTCGATTATAGTTGCGATACTATCACAGTTTTTAACGGTTACCTCTGTTTTTTCGTCTTTAAAATCTCCTTCAATTATAAAAATACCGCAAGGTTTTTTACGTGTTTCGCTTTTAGAGAAATTAACATCACCTGCTTTTAAAATATGGCGTATGGCGGTAGAATCGCTAATATAATCATGGAATTCTATGGTTTTAGAGTTTATGTTCTTTAAAACACGGGCTTCAGGACCATAAGCACAGGATACTTTTTTTCCGTTTAGAAAAAACCCGAGTATAATTAAGCCTATTGCGAATCCGCCCAAATAATAACCAATACGCTGCAATAATGTCATATAAACTAAAAATGTGTGTGTTATAGAAGGTTACATTAAAAAATAAGCAAATTAACGTCGCTATAATTTAAATTAAACCATTCTCCAACAGGTTTACTGGTTAAAATTCCGTGATAAAAATACAAACCATTCTTTAAACCTCTATCAAATCTCAGAGAATTTTCAATACCGCCTTCTTCGGCAATTTTTAATAAATAAGGGGTAAAAATATTACTTATAGAGATTGAGGCGGTTCGGGAGTATTTCGCAGGAATGTTAGGCACACAATAGTGCACGACATTATGTTTTACAAAAGTTGGATTTTTATGCGTGGTGACTTCACTTGTTTCGAAGCAACCGCCCATATCAATGCTTACATCGATAATCACAGCACCTTTTTTCATGTACTGTACCATAGCTTCGGTAACGACAATAGGCGATCTGTTTTTTCCGCGTACAGCGCCAATAGCCACATCACATCGTCTTAAAGCTTTTGTTAGATTTTTGGGCTGTAAGGTTGATGTAAAAAGTGTTCTGCCCAAATTGGCTTGAATACTTCTAAGTTTTGTGATAGAATTATCAAAAACCTTAACGTTCGCGCCTAAGCCTATCGCGCTTCTGGCTGCAAATTCGCCAACCGTTCCTGCACCTAGTATAACCACTTCAACAGGAGGAACTCCACTTATATTTCCAAACATTAAACCATTACCATCTCTACTATTCGATAATAATTCTGCAGCAATAAGTGTTGATGCTGTTCCTGCTATCTCACTTAAAGACCGCACAGCTGGATACGTACCATCGGCATCTTTAATAAATTCGAAGGCTAAAGCTGTGATTCGTTTAGACGCTAAAGCCTGAAAATACTTTTTGTCCTGCGTTTTAAGTTGTAAGGTAGAAATTAAAATAGCTTGTGGATTTATTAAGTCTATTTGCTCGAGGCTTGGCGGTTCTACTTTTAAAATCATAGGACACGAGAAAACTTTTGCGGTATCTTTTGTTATTTCGGCACCAGCTTCACTGTAATCTTTATCACTAAATCTGGCGCCTTCGCCCGCACCAGATTCTAATAGTACTTTATGACCATTACAAACTAGAGCAGAGACGGCATCTGGTGTTAAACAAACTCGTTTTTCTTTATAGGCTGTTTCCTTAGGGATCCCTATAAAAAGTTTGCCTTTACGCTTTTCAACTTCAAGCATTTCCTCTTGTGGTAATAGTTGTTGTTTAGTAAAAGGTGATAAATATTTTGACATATTTTGGTGTATTTATTGACCGACATCAAATTACGAATAATTTTTTTGATGCTCTAAAATGTATGTTAGTTTTTTAAAGGTTGCAGCACTATCCGAATTAAGGCTGTAAAACAATAAAAAGACATCGTGCTTTTTACTCAGAAGTCTTTCAAGAGATTCTTTTTAAAAGCTACCTTCTAATCCATGTTAAAACTCATTCCTATTGTTAGCTAATTTTTAAAACGCGCTGGTTGGCGTTATCAAAATCAATCATTATTTTATGACAATCATGGCTTAATAAAGTTTCGATTTTTTCTGGCCATTCAATCAACTTCCAATGGCTAGAATCTAAATAATCTTCGATTCCAAAATTATAAGCTTCCTCTAAATCTTCAATTCTATACAAATCGAAATGGTATATTAATCCTTCATCTGCAGCATATTCATTAACTAGGGAGAAGGTTGGGCTACTTACTTCGTCTTGACTTCCAAGAGCTGCAACGATGGCTTTTATAAGTGTTGTTTTACCGGCACCCATATCACCGTAAAACAATAAGGTTTTACTCGTAACCTTACTTATTATTTGCTTTGCAACGCTATCTATTTCTTTTAAAGTATAATTAATTTCCAAGGTGACATATTTTTATGCAATGTTATAGAAATATTTTAAAAAATCCTTTTAAAAAGTTGTTTAACTAAGGTGTTTAAATGATTAAGTTTACTTTGGATTTAAAACTACAAAAGGGATAATCATTTCTTCTAAAGACACACCGCCATGTTGGTAAGTGTTTCTAAAATAACTTACATAATGATTGTAGTTATTTGGATAGGCAAAAAACAAATCGTTTTTAGCGAAAATATAGGAGCTACTCATGGTTATGGCAGGTAAATGTATGTTTTTTGGGGTTTTGGCTACAAGAACATCCTTCTCTTCAAAGGTTAAACTGCGTCCTGTTTTGTAGCGTAAATTCAAACTAGTATCTCTATCTCCAATAACTTTTGATGGGTTTTTTACATTAATAGTCCCATGATCTGTAGTTAATAACAGTTTAAAACCAAGTTGTTGAGCCAGCTGAATCATTTCTAGTAATGGGGAGTTTTTAAACCAACTCAATGCCAACGATCTGTAGGCTTTGTCGTTAGATGCTAACTCTTTTACCACTTCCATTTCGGTTTTAGAGTGCGATAACATATCTACAAAATTATAAACTAGTACCGTTAAGTCGTTATTTTTTAGGGTGTTAAAGTTTTCTACTAATTTTTTTCCAGATTTTACATTTACAATTTTATGATACTCGTATTTTAAATGGTCAAGACCTAGACGCTTCATTTGGGCATCTAAAAAATCGGCTTCATGGAGGTTTTTGCCACCTTCATCGGTATCATTTTTCCAAAATTGCGGAAATAATTTTTCCATGTCGCTAGGCATTAGTCCAGAAAAAATAGCGTTTCTAGCGTATTGTGTTGCTGTTGGTAAGATGCTAAAAAAGGCATCTTCAGATTCTTTTTTGTAATAGTTGTTAATAATAGGCTCGAAAACCTTCCATTGGTCGTAGCGTAAATTATCGATAACAATAAGTAGGGTGGGTTGCTCTTTACTTAATTGTGGAGCAATTTTTTCTTTAAACAAGGTGTGCGACATAATGGGGGCTTCGGTATTTGGTTGAAACCAATTCGCATAATTTTTATCTATAAATTTTCCAAATTGTGCATTTGCCTCATTTTTTTGAGACTCTAGAATCTCAAACATACCAGCATCTTCAATGTCTTCTAATTGAATTTCCCAATAGATCAGTTTTTGATAAAGACCAACCCATTCCTCATAAGAATTAACCATTGATAATTCCATGGCTATTTTTCTAAATTCTTGTTGATAATTAGAAGTTGTTTTCTCAGAAATTAATCGCGAATGATCTAAATTTTTCTTTAAACTTAATAAGATCTGGTTCGGGTTAACAGGTTTTATTAAATAGTCGGCTATTTTATTACCAATAGCTTCTTCCATAATATATTCCTCCTCACTTTTAGTAATCATCACTACGGGGAGATTATCTTGTTTTTCTTTGATTTCGAGTAAGGTTTCCAGTCCTGTTAAACCCGGCATATTTTCATCTAAAAAAACAATATCAAATTTTTTGTCGTCTAAGACATCAATAGCTTCTGTACCGCTATTGCATGTGGTAACTTGATAATTTTTCTTTTCTAAAAACAATATATGGGGTTTTAATAAATCAATTTCATCATCAATCCAAAGTATTTCTATCATATTTATGGTGTTAAGAGTTAAAAGGCTTGATATAGTATTTTACTAAATCAAAGCGATATTGTTATATTTGTGTATCATCTAATTTAAAAAGTAAATCTTGAATAAACTAAAAATATTAAACGACCCAATTTACGGTTTTATTACCATACCAAATTCACTAATTTTTGATTTAATACAGCATAAGTATTTTCAGCGTTTACGCCGAATTACCCAAATGGGTATGTCTTATTTGGTTTATCCAGGAGCTCATCATACAAGATTTCATCACGCTATAGGCTGCGTGCATTTAATGCAACAAGCTGTTAATGTGCTGCGTTTTAAGGGGGTTGATATATCGAAAGCAGAAGAAGAGGCGCTTTATGTTGCTATTTTATTACACGACATTGGTCACGGACCATTTTCGCATGCTATGGAACATAGCATCGTAAATAATGTATCACATGAGCAAATTTCACTGTTATTTATGGAGCGCTTAAATCTAGAATTTAACTCAAATTTAACGCTAGCCATTAAAATGTTTAAAGGGGAGTACCATAGAAATTTTATGTGGGAATTAATTTCTGGGCAATTAGATATGGATAGGGCAGATTATTTGAAGCGTGATAGTTTTTATACTGGTGTAGCCGAGGGGAATATTAATAGCGAACGTTTAATAACGATGCTTAATGTTGTAGATGATGAGTTGGTGGTTGAAGAAAAGGGAATTTATAGCGTCGAAAAATTTATAGTGGCCAGACGTCTTATGTATTGGCAAGTGTATTTGCACAAAACTGGGTTGGTTGCCGAACAGTTGCTTATTAGAGTTTTAAAACGCGCTAAAGAATTAATTAATTCTGGAGTTAAGTTAACTGCTAGTGATCCGTTACAATATTTTTTGAATCATGAAATTTCTATTAAAGATTTTAATGACGATGCCTTAGAAATATTCTCTAAATTAGATGATTACGACATTGTTTCAGCTATGAAAGCCTGGCAAGATCACGACGATTTTGTTTTGAGCAATTTATGCGATATGGTGATTAATAGGAGTTTGCTAAAAATTAAAATGAAAAATAAACCGATTAAAATAAACCAACTTGAAAAACATATTGAAAATTTAATTAAAACCTATGGCATTACTCGAATGGAAGCAGAGTATTTTGTGTTTACCGGAAAAACCTCCAATCAGGCTTATCAATTAGAGCATCAAAATATAAATATTTTACATAAGCCGGGTAAAATTCAAGATATTGTAAAGGCGTCCGATCAATTAAATCTTAAAGCCTTGTCTAAACCCGTTATAAAATATTATATCTGCTATCCTAAAGAAGCTTTATAGCTTAAAAATCAAAATCTTACATTTTTCTAAACCCTTGAAATCAAATACAAAAAAAACAATAGCCTTAAACAGATGAAAACTTTAGTACATTTTTCTTATTTTTGCGATAATTTATAAAACACTAAAAATAAAAGTGTGAAGTTTACAGCACAGCAAATAGCAGATATACTGCAAGGAGAGGTAGTTGGTAACCCAGATATTGAAGTCTCAAAACTATCCAAAATAGAAGAAGGTACAGAAGGCGCATTAACTTTTTTAGCCAATTCTAAATATAACGCTTACATATATACCACAAAAGCATCTATTGCTATTGTTAATAAATCGTTTATCCCAGATACCGATGTTCAAGCAACATTAATAAAGGTTGACGATGCGTATAAATCGTTTTCAAAACTATTAGAATATTACAATGAAATAAAAAATACTAAAACGGGAATTGAAAGTCCAGTTTTTTTATCGGATTCAGCGCAACATGGTGAAAATATTTACATTGGAGCATTCTCTTATATTGGTGAAAACGTGCGCATTGGAGATCATGTAAAAATATACCCAAATACTTATATTGGTGATAATGTTGTAATTGACGACCATTCAACTATATTTTCTGGAGCTAAAATCTATTCAGATTGTGCAATAGGTAGGCATTGCGTCATTAACTCGGGTGTTATTATTGGTGCCGATGGTTTTGGTTTTGTACCAAATGAAGAAGGTGTTTACAGTAAAGTTCCTCAAATAGGAAATGTGATTATTGAAGACCATGTAGAAATAGGCGCAGCCACAACCATAGATAGAGCTACTTTAGGCTCCACCATAATACGCAGCGGTGTTAAATTAGATAACCACATACAAATTGCGCACAATGTTGAGATTGGAAAAAACACGGTGATTGCGGCGCAAACCGGAGTTGCAGGATCGACAAAAATTGGAGAAAACTGCCAAATAGGTGGTCAAGTTGGTATTGTTGGGCACATTACTATTGGTAACAACGTTAAAATACAGGCGCAATCTGGTATAGGTAGAAATGTAAAAGACAATGAAATGCTGCAAGGCTCTCCAGCCTTACCATATGGAGATTTCAATAAATCTTATGTTCACTTTAAAAATTTACCGAAAATTATTAAAAATATTAATGATTTAGAAAAGAATAAATGGGAATAGTAACTACAGAAATAAAACAAAAAACGTTAAAGAAAGAAGTTTCGTTAACGGGGGTTGGTTTACACACAGGAAAACATGTCACATTAACCTTTAAGCCAGGAGCAGTAAATTCTGGTATCGTGTTTAAACGCATTGATTTAGAAGGCGCTCCAATTATTGAAGCGAATGCTAATTATGTAGACAGTACGCAACGTGGTACTTGTTTAAAGAAAAATGGGGTAACCATACAAACTTCAGAACATGTTTTAGCTGCTTTGGTTGGTTTAGACATAGACAATGCTGTTATCGAACTAACGGACTCTGAGCCGCCAATTATGGATGGCTCTTCAAAGTTTTTTGTCGAAGCCATAGAAGAAGCAGGTATTGTTGAACTTGATGCTTTTCGAGAAGAGTATGTAGTAACCGATGTAATTTCTTATACCGACGAAGAGTCTGGAAGTGAAATTTTAGTCATGCCAGCAAAAGAATATCAGATCACCACTATGGTCGATTTTGGCACGAAAGTTTTAGGAACGCAAAATGCGACACTTAACAAAATATCAGACTTTAAAGACGAGATTGCAGATTCACGAACATTCAGTTTTTTACACGAAATCGAAATGTTACTGGAACATGGTTTAATAAAAGGTGGCGATTTAAATAATGCTATCGTTTATGTCGATAAAGAGCTGTCTCCAGAAACCATGGAAAAACTTAGGGTAGCTTTTAAAAA
Encoded here:
- the fumC gene encoding class II fumarate hydratase: MSYRIEKDTMGEVKVPSNKLWGAQTERSRNNFKIGAPASMPLEIVYGFAYLKKAAAYTNCELGVLPIEKRNLIGQVCDEILEGKHDDQFPLVIWQTGSGTQSNMNVNEVIANRAHQLAGKIIGEGEKTIQPNDDVNKSQSSNDTFPTGMHIAAYKKIVENTIPGVTQLRDTLNKKAEAFKHVVKIGRTHLMDATPLTLGQEISGYVAQLNYGIKALENTLPHLSELALGGTAVGTGLNTPKGYSKRVAEYISDFTKLPFKTAPNKFEALAAHDAIVETHGALKQIAVSLNKIANDIRMMASGPRSGIGEITIPANEPGSSIMPGKVNPTQCEALTMVCAQVMGNDVAISVGGMQGHYELNVFKPLMAANLLQSAQLIGDACVSFDENCAVGIEPNHEVITKLLNNSLMLVTALNTKIGYYKAAEIANTAHKNGTTLREEAINLGYVTAEDYDAWVKPENMVGTLN
- the aroB gene encoding 3-dehydroquinate synthase — encoded protein: MKSITANASTIHFNENCYTALNEHLKINNFSKIFILVDENTHRYCLPDFLTELETEAEIEIIEIEAGEIHKTIETCYGVWSSLSDLDADRKSLLINVGGGVVTDLGGFVASTFKRGIAYINVPTTLLAMVDASVGGKTGVDLGHLKNQIGVISTPDLVLIDTRFLKTLPQNQMRSGLAEMLKHGLIQDVNYWNKFKDLSKLSLEDLDTLIYESVIIKKNVVDEDPFEIGLRKTLNFGHTLGHAIESYFLSNPNKKDLLHGEAIIIGMILAAYISTKLVQFPEEITAEIKALFLSYYDKVNIDKAEYQSIIDLLKYDKKNHHGNINFVLLENIGSPKIDCLVDEAIIIDAFNYYAS
- a CDS encoding proline dehydrogenase family protein yields the protein MQKETSIFENTEIAFALKSNSELNRAYFLFKMISIEPLVKLGTVLTNFAIKAHLPIEGLIRNTVFDHFCGGVNEEDCLPVIEKMYAKGVSSVLDYSVEGKANMAEFDAALEVVLKTIDFAKNNEAIPLAVFKPTGLGRFYLYEKISKGEVLTEKEEEEWGRVVNRFEAVCKKCKAHDVAVLIDAEESWMQDAADALVTKMMQKYNTDKPIVFNTLQMYRHDRLDFLKQQHALAKKEGFHLGYKLVRGAYMEKENKRALENGYLSPICMSKQETDINFNAGLKYVLDNLQDIALFSGTHNEESSLLLMQLMQERGIDNNDSRVWFGQLYGMSDHISFNLSHRGYNVAKYLPFGPVRDVMPYLIRRAEENTSVAGQTSRELNLLTKEIERRKEKGNNIRKVS
- a CDS encoding alanine dehydrogenase encodes the protein MSKYLSPFTKQQLLPQEEMLEVEKRKGKLFIGIPKETAYKEKRVCLTPDAVSALVCNGHKVLLESGAGEGARFSDKDYSEAGAEITKDTAKVFSCPMILKVEPPSLEQIDLINPQAILISTLQLKTQDKKYFQALASKRITALAFEFIKDADGTYPAVRSLSEIAGTASTLIAAELLSNSRDGNGLMFGNISGVPPVEVVILGAGTVGEFAARSAIGLGANVKVFDNSITKLRSIQANLGRTLFTSTLQPKNLTKALRRCDVAIGAVRGKNRSPIVVTEAMVQYMKKGAVIIDVSIDMGGCFETSEVTTHKNPTFVKHNVVHYCVPNIPAKYSRTASISISNIFTPYLLKIAEEGGIENSLRFDRGLKNGLYFYHGILTSKPVGEWFNLNYSDVNLLIF
- the tsaE gene encoding tRNA (adenosine(37)-N6)-threonylcarbamoyltransferase complex ATPase subunit type 1 TsaE, which codes for MEINYTLKEIDSVAKQIISKVTSKTLLFYGDMGAGKTTLIKAIVAALGSQDEVSSPTFSLVNEYAADEGLIYHFDLYRIEDLEEAYNFGIEDYLDSSHWKLIEWPEKIETLLSHDCHKIMIDFDNANQRVLKIS
- a CDS encoding PglZ domain-containing protein — translated: MIEILWIDDEIDLLKPHILFLEKKNYQVTTCNSGTEAIDVLDDKKFDIVFLDENMPGLTGLETLLEIKEKQDNLPVVMITKSEEEYIMEEAIGNKIADYLIKPVNPNQILLSLKKNLDHSRLISEKTTSNYQQEFRKIAMELSMVNSYEEWVGLYQKLIYWEIQLEDIEDAGMFEILESQKNEANAQFGKFIDKNYANWFQPNTEAPIMSHTLFKEKIAPQLSKEQPTLLIVIDNLRYDQWKVFEPIINNYYKKESEDAFFSILPTATQYARNAIFSGLMPSDMEKLFPQFWKNDTDEGGKNLHEADFLDAQMKRLGLDHLKYEYHKIVNVKSGKKLVENFNTLKNNDLTVLVYNFVDMLSHSKTEMEVVKELASNDKAYRSLALSWFKNSPLLEMIQLAQQLGFKLLLTTDHGTINVKNPSKVIGDRDTSLNLRYKTGRSLTFEEKDVLVAKTPKNIHLPAITMSSSYIFAKNDLFFAYPNNYNHYVSYFRNTYQHGGVSLEEMIIPFVVLNPK
- a CDS encoding HD domain-containing protein — protein: MNKLKILNDPIYGFITIPNSLIFDLIQHKYFQRLRRITQMGMSYLVYPGAHHTRFHHAIGCVHLMQQAVNVLRFKGVDISKAEEEALYVAILLHDIGHGPFSHAMEHSIVNNVSHEQISLLFMERLNLEFNSNLTLAIKMFKGEYHRNFMWELISGQLDMDRADYLKRDSFYTGVAEGNINSERLITMLNVVDDELVVEEKGIYSVEKFIVARRLMYWQVYLHKTGLVAEQLLIRVLKRAKELINSGVKLTASDPLQYFLNHEISIKDFNDDALEIFSKLDDYDIVSAMKAWQDHDDFVLSNLCDMVINRSLLKIKMKNKPIKINQLEKHIENLIKTYGITRMEAEYFVFTGKTSNQAYQLEHQNINILHKPGKIQDIVKASDQLNLKALSKPVIKYYICYPKEAL
- the lpxD gene encoding UDP-3-O-(3-hydroxymyristoyl)glucosamine N-acyltransferase, whose protein sequence is MKFTAQQIADILQGEVVGNPDIEVSKLSKIEEGTEGALTFLANSKYNAYIYTTKASIAIVNKSFIPDTDVQATLIKVDDAYKSFSKLLEYYNEIKNTKTGIESPVFLSDSAQHGENIYIGAFSYIGENVRIGDHVKIYPNTYIGDNVVIDDHSTIFSGAKIYSDCAIGRHCVINSGVIIGADGFGFVPNEEGVYSKVPQIGNVIIEDHVEIGAATTIDRATLGSTIIRSGVKLDNHIQIAHNVEIGKNTVIAAQTGVAGSTKIGENCQIGGQVGIVGHITIGNNVKIQAQSGIGRNVKDNEMLQGSPALPYGDFNKSYVHFKNLPKIIKNINDLEKNKWE
- a CDS encoding bifunctional UDP-3-O-[3-hydroxymyristoyl] N-acetylglucosamine deacetylase/3-hydroxyacyl-ACP dehydratase, producing the protein MGIVTTEIKQKTLKKEVSLTGVGLHTGKHVTLTFKPGAVNSGIVFKRIDLEGAPIIEANANYVDSTQRGTCLKKNGVTIQTSEHVLAALVGLDIDNAVIELTDSEPPIMDGSSKFFVEAIEEAGIVELDAFREEYVVTDVISYTDEESGSEILVMPAKEYQITTMVDFGTKVLGTQNATLNKISDFKDEIADSRTFSFLHEIEMLLEHGLIKGGDLNNAIVYVDKELSPETMEKLRVAFKKDEISVKPNGILDNLTLHHPNEAARHKLLDVLGDLALVGTRIRGKVIANKPGHFINTQFAKKLAKIIKNERRNNVPKIDLNQQPLLDITQIMSMLPHRQPFLLIDKVFELSDKHVIATKNVTMNEEFFKGHFPGAPVMPGVLIVEAMAQTGGILVLNTVPDPENYLTFFMKMDNVKFKQKVSPGDTLIFECSLISPIRRGICHMQGYAYANGKLCAEAELMAQISKVK